In Ostrinia nubilalis chromosome 6, ilOstNubi1.1, whole genome shotgun sequence, the genomic window aaccaattaatgCCATTGTATGTTTGCATTCTTCATTGCTTGCTGCACAAACTCcgcattccagattttccaatTTATTCGTTATCTTCAGCACAAACAAATGTACAATGATATGCCGTAGCTCTAACTTTGTGTTCAGGTGTAGTATAACTCTTGTTTTTACTGTACACTGCGGATATAGTCTTTTCAAATGAACTTACCCTACGAGTATTACATTATGTCCATAATTCGATAGTTGGATAGTTAGTCTATAACACGACTGGACGTGATCGTCCaactctgtaaaaataaaatattaagacataacgttgctaaattattgatgggtattattttttatcgataacccACAGCAATCTGACTGACAGCACtagtacttttacttttaaactagatagaacttttataatctacctcaaatactacaaaaagcgtaaatactaaatactcaattatttattgcatccataataaTAGGTTCACTTACCTTGCAAGTTTTAGCCCTTGGATTTCTgcaataatataggtactttgCATGTTTTCTGAAAGTATCCGCAACCATAAGTAAATCTACTTTCGGAAGATTATTTGGTTGGCATCAGatacggttaatataaataaaaaatgtatcgaaATGAACGAAAATAAGTTTACAGAGCGCAGCTAGCACCCGCGCCGCCCGTCCGTCGTTGCCCAACGAGCGGTGTGACGTCACCGCCCGTATTCCAGGGGTGCTATCAGTTTTCGCGCGTTCCCATATTGATTtgcttataaaatattcaattttcgtGATATCAACAAAATTTTTTCACAGTTAGTCTTATTTTAGCTTAAAGTTTTTGTTAGGGCTGAAAAAGGggaataaattttgatttacatcTTCCTCATTTCAATTAAGATACATTATGATTTTGATACATACAAGATTTGCTTAGTTATTTCTGCTATGAACTAGTTGAGATACACTTGGCAACATGAATGGATCTATTATGTAGGTGTAACTTCACTAGttttaacaattaaaattgttattCTTATTCCATTACTCAGTGCCATGGTAGATTAGCATTTTCAACAATTTATTGATGTTTGAATATTCATTTTATGTTAAACTGCTTATAATAGCCAAATTTCCAAATTTAGTTGTAGATAGCCAATACGACTGCACATAATTTGAATGGTTAGCACAATACTAAGCAAAAAGCAAGTAACTAATATACCAGACAAAAATGTTGTTAAATTTAGCTATCTCCTGTGCCTTAATATAGAATAGACCATATAATATTGCCGCattaattgttaattttatttacgaaTTTCCTTGTATAATCAGGTATTCGTTACGAGTACGGAATATTCGCGCAGAAGATCGAAAATGGTGAGCAACAAGAGGAGCCTGACGACTGGCTGCGTTATGGCAACCCTTGGGAAAAAGCGCGCCCGGAATTCATGCTCCCGGTCAACTTCTACGGGCGAGTCGTAGACACGCCCCAGGGGAAGAAGTGGGTCGACACCCAGGTAAATAAAACTACCAACTTATTCTTGCTACCAGTCATTATTAAAAGTTTCTACATGCGTAAACAGAGATTTCGTAAGAATTAATTGGAATAATTTGGCTTTAATTGATAAATTAGAGTGTCATTAATTCTCAAGTACATAAGAAACGCGAACGTTTTTACTAGCATAGCAACAGCAACTACTTAGCCAAgtcttacaaaataaattaattgtgaGACCAAGCCAACCCTTTAGTATGGTGGATGGATAAAATGCATTGTAATATTTCCATAGATACAGGTATAAATGGCGATTTTCGGCATTGCGAATCATTTTCGACCCCGCGACCGCTGGTTTCGTAGCCCGGAGTACGCGACCACTAGGCTAGGGGGATAGATGCATCAACATACCTAATTAATTCAATCTCATCTTATAACGTGTTATTCTAGAGCCGGATGACAAATGTTTTACTGTGGTTTACTATAAGCTTTTCGTTCTAAACGTGATGTCAATGACATTTGATAAGTACTGCTTATTTATATGCTTGTAAGATAAATATAGATAGCCCATTCAGAGAAAATGTGATCGGCATGTTTATCTAACTAAAACGTTATTCTAATTAGAAGATTATCAtcttcattaatatttattgctttataatAAGTTTTATCGATTGTgtacaataataatttcttaTCCATTTAATTTTTAACTATTGTTTTTCGCACTTTTTTCTCAATAATCTTCGTGTTTTCTACATAAATTAATAACCGGTAGAGATCGCGTAAAATAAATGCTATTCACATATTTTGGATAGTACCCAACGCCTactaaaataaatgatgatttcatCCCGAGAAATTTCTGGTTAGATAGTACCGACCACCTATAGGCGCAATAAATGTTGGACTATATTCTTATCTCGAAACAAAAGGCATAGGTCGCGTATCATTCACGCACATTAAGGGCACGTGAAGTAGGTACTTTACGTAAACTCTTTTAGCCAATTACTATTCATTGAAACCTGGTTTTAAAATATCGAAATGTCACGTGACATGATCAACTGGCTAAATTAATGATCTTAGCGATAGTATTACTCACATTGATTGGTCGCGTGAGCGGGGCGTGACCCGTCCATGCGAAAACGGTAAACAAATACACTGACGGGATATATGCACGTCACTTGGCAATGTAACATGCTATACATTGCAAAAACAATTACACGTGTGTGGTGCAATgcttttgatttttgattgatGATATTTTAACAGGTGGTGTTTGCTATGCCCTACGATAACCCCATTCCTGGATATAACAACAACGTGGTGAACACTCTGCGTCTTTGGTCCGCCAAGAGTCCCATTGACTTCAATTTGAAATTCTGTGAGTaaccaaagatttatttacgaTCATTCAGTCCAATAAATGTTATCAACTATCACCGATTGAACGAATTATTAGCCATCTGTtccaataattttgttttattttcagttaaCTCCGGTGACTACATTCAAGCTGTGCTAGACCGTAACGTCGCTGAGAACATTTCTAGAGTCCTCTACCCCAATGACAACTTCTTTGAAGGCAAAGAGCTGCGTCTGCGCCAGGAGTACTTCATGTGCGCCGCCACTCTCCAGGATATCATCAGGAGATACAAAGCATCCAAATTCGGCAGCCGGGAGGCCGTCAGGACCACCTTCGACACTCTGCCTGAGAAAGTCGCCATCCAGCTGAACGACACCCACCCCGCCCTGGCGATTCCTGAACTGCTGAGAATCCTCATCGACATTGAAAAAGTGTCGTTCGACGAAGCCTGGTACTTGGTCAACAAGTGTTGCGCGTACACCAACCACACCGTCCTCCCCGAGGCGCTGGAGAGGTGGCCGTGCTCCATGTTGGAGAACTGCCTGCCCAGGCACATGGAGCTGATCTACCACATCAACTTCCTGCATCTTCAGGAGGTCCAGAAGCGCTTCCCTGGCGACATGGATCGCATGCGCCGCATGTCCCTGATCGAAGAGGAGGGCGAGAAACGCGTGAACATGGCGCACCTCTGCATCGTCGGCTCGCACGCCGTCAACGGTGTGGCCGCCATCCACTCCGATATCCTGAAGGCCACCATATTCCGCGACTTCTTCGAGATGTGGCCCGAGAAGTTCCAGAACAAGACCAACGGCATCACCCCTCGTCGCTGGATCCTGCTCTGCAACCCTGGCCTGTCTGACCTGATTTGCGAAAAAATCGGCGACGAGTGGACCGTGCATCTGGAGAAGCTGCAGGGACTGAAGCGCTGGGCCAAGGATCCGGCCTTCCAGCGCGCCGTCATGAAGGTGAAGCAGGAGAACAAGCTGCGCCTCGCGTCTCTCATCGAGCGCGACACGGGCGTCAAGATCAACCCCGCTTCCATGTTCGACGTGCAGGTGAAGCGCATCCACGAGTACAAGCGCCAGCTGCTGAACATCCTGCACGTGATCACGCTGTACAACAGAATCAAGCGCGACCCGTCCGCTCCTATCACGCCGAGGACTGTCATGATCGGAGGAAAAGCCGCTCCCGGTTATTACATCGCTAAGCAGATGATCGCTTTGGCGTGCGCTGTGGGCAATACCGTAAGTGAAAAACATGTTGTTTACTATTACGATTCTATTAATAGATTatattctaaaaatatttatttttttataggtaAACAACGACCCAGACGTCGGCGATAAGTTGAAACTTATTTTCTTGGAGAACTACCGCGTCACCTTGGCCGAGCGGATCATGCCGGCGGCTGACCTCAGTGAGCAGGTTTGTACTTTAGACAACTTTATTTACGGTTTAGGAATACACGTTTGACTCGCCTGATCGCCTGCTATATGACTAATGATATTTTTGCAGATTTCGACTGCCGGTACGGAGGCCTCTGGTACTGGCAACATGAAGTTCATGTTGAACGGAGCCCTGACCATCGGCACCATGGACGGCGCCAACGTCGAGATGGCAGAAGAAGCCGGAGAGGACAACTTGTTCATCTTCGGCATGCGGGTCGATGATGTTGAGGCATTGAAGCGCAAAGGGTAACTTGGAAACTCAATAATGACATTGAAATAACTGAAAATCTGAGGAAAGCTAAAAGGGAATAGGATTGTTTAAATTCACCGTGAAACAATTGATgcactttttctaaaattatcaAAACATGAATCTCGCGTAGATTTAATATAGTACAGTACAAgcctgtgacgtcactatttagCTAAACTAAATTTTATGTGATAAATAGAAACTACAGTACATAGGATATGAAGTACATAGAGTTTTTAGAACTAGTTAGAATGAAGAAGTTGTGTTTTTTTGTATAAGTTGTGTGTAGAAATTATTGATACGCAAttactataatccgggcgttttcaaggcgagagtgaaaaggcacttacagggcatatatgtaccatcctagactgcatctcacttaacaccaggtgcgattgcggtcaaatacctgccttgtctagcataaaaaaaaagtcatatctaTGTTTTAACGAGCGTATGTATATCTGTCAGATACAACGTCGTACGTACGTACGATATTACTCCATCAAATACCTATGTTATAAAAAGCGTATACCTCACAGATACAACGCGTACGAGTACTACGAGCGCAACCCTGAACTTCGTCAGTGCGTGGAGCAGATCCGCAGCGGGTTCTTCTCCCCCGGCGAGCCCGGCAAGTTCGCGCACCTGGCCGACGTGCTGCTGCAGCACGACCGCTTCCTGCACCTGGCCGACTACGACGCCTACATGGAGGCGCAGCAGAAGGTCTCCGACGTCTACCAGGTACTGTATGGCCAGTGAGGATTGacttgcactggagggaagtcgatccTTCGACGCTTACTTACGCGTAGCGTCTTTCGAACGCCTAAGCGGTGTCGCACCAACGCCAGCGCGCGCTGAACTATAAATATTGGCGTCGCGGCGATGATGAGCCAGCGCCGCGCCCTAAACTAGCGTCTTTAGAGCGACGGCGACGCTCGAAAGACGC contains:
- the LOC135072562 gene encoding glycogen phosphorylase is translated as MSVQSDSEKRKQISVRGIVAVENVGEVKKAFNRHVHYTLVKDRNVATPRDYYFALAHTVRDHLVSRWIRTQQYYYEKDPKRVYYLSLEYYMGRSLQNTMINLGIQGTVDEALYQLGLDIEELEELEEDAGLGNGGLGRLAACFLDSMATLGLAAYGYGIRYEYGIFAQKIENGEQQEEPDDWLRYGNPWEKARPEFMLPVNFYGRVVDTPQGKKWVDTQVVFAMPYDNPIPGYNNNVVNTLRLWSAKSPIDFNLKFFNSGDYIQAVLDRNVAENISRVLYPNDNFFEGKELRLRQEYFMCAATLQDIIRRYKASKFGSREAVRTTFDTLPEKVAIQLNDTHPALAIPELLRILIDIEKVSFDEAWYLVNKCCAYTNHTVLPEALERWPCSMLENCLPRHMELIYHINFLHLQEVQKRFPGDMDRMRRMSLIEEEGEKRVNMAHLCIVGSHAVNGVAAIHSDILKATIFRDFFEMWPEKFQNKTNGITPRRWILLCNPGLSDLICEKIGDEWTVHLEKLQGLKRWAKDPAFQRAVMKVKQENKLRLASLIERDTGVKINPASMFDVQVKRIHEYKRQLLNILHVITLYNRIKRDPSAPITPRTVMIGGKAAPGYYIAKQMIALACAVGNTVNNDPDVGDKLKLIFLENYRVTLAERIMPAADLSEQISTAGTEASGTGNMKFMLNGALTIGTMDGANVEMAEEAGEDNLFIFGMRVDDVEALKRKGYNAYEYYERNPELRQCVEQIRSGFFSPGEPGKFAHLADVLLQHDRFLHLADYDAYMEAQQKVSDVYQDQAKWAEMVIENIASSGKFSSDRTIAEYAREIWGMEPTWEKLPDPHQVA